A stretch of Primulina tabacum isolate GXHZ01 chromosome 13, ASM2559414v2, whole genome shotgun sequence DNA encodes these proteins:
- the LOC142523083 gene encoding uncharacterized protein LOC142523083: protein MPESDQIGPGSGLPSPSPIHGGAPAGDSRVNSVESNRRVERVDSTVNPCAETVRLGTRVPIPLTVSFRDILTPPSPRTAKKSFDELHNSMNDMPVPTLRNGKPGILFPEKVISSLAEPFKFALVGKISGNRSLVPNSGISAAFAKLGLVRSFDLKFMPRGFLVLTLACEEDYASFWTKGIMQVGPLSIRFSKWMPEFNLQEESPIAPVWIRFPGLPLHFFSKQSLFALAKIVGKPVKMDDHTADSTRGAFARVCVEINVPEPLVKEVWVGWGDHAQEIEVIYECIPGYCTDCKMLGNSTSVCYSHGKNPKPVRPKPADRAPGQSPTSTEPALPGGVGPGFNLGTQPQLQKTGTGPRRRGRKRPVRQVLPRKNPLELNPFEVLSHGQDAEPDSVGLDCVDTDPPCGNLEERSHSIPSVPLSPDDASSAVEELVARQGPSVSELVFRLESAGDTDQEFDRHSESGDGCRSESRILDADMGDIKKRKENAFHRGLRSSESQPRLHAHVKEKRVTILAILEPMIDLDVHFMTRRFGFSRVISNSSGHIWVFFAEDVMVECLLDHTQFLHFRVSATFLPTTVFCSFVYAKCDYIERRQLWTSLLQVKPDQGPWLVGSDFNGSSFTWTNKTIWKRLDRVFVSVDWGDHFHSIRVEHLIRTVSDHCPLFVSVPVFASGPSFFRFQSMWLRHHGFLQTVRLNWYLPCHLNGMHRLFVKLKRLKSHLKWWNKSVFGDLFAKLAEAEKAVRIAEAICEADPSDLHWTSLSNCNADLARVTAMEADFWRQKAACRWLEDGERNTKLFHNMVKKKKVANKIFRIWDNGSCLTSPELIQQSGAAFFQNLLTGDPFVLSCPDFSDFPLVISDLENANIAAPSSLEEVWATVFSIHRDSVVGPDGFSSVFFQHCCEIVHQDVLDAVLDFFRGSPMPQGFTATTITLIPKVMGAQAWSDFRPISLCNVTNKIISKLLYSRLKEVAESLVSWNQSGFVPGRGPMVFSVGCFEALWLFRAVNINGSLTGFFGSTRGLRQGDPLSPLLFILGAEYLSCGLDRLYRQYPAIRYRSGCDLLLSHLAYADDIIIFANGGLVR from the exons TCAAATTGGTCCCGGTTCTGGACTTCCCTCACCGTCGCCGATCCATGGTGGTGCTCCGGCTGGTGACTCACGAGTCAACTCGGTCGAGTCAAACCGCCGAGTGGAACGAGTTGACTCGACAGTCAACCCTTGTGCTGAAACGGTCAGATTAGGTACGCGTGTTCCTATTCCGCTTACTGTGTCATTTCGTGATATCCTGACTCCACCGTCCCCTCGGACGGCCAAAAAAAGCTTTGATGAGTTGCACAATTCAATGAATGACATGCCTGTGCCAACTCTTCGGAATGGAAAACCGGGTATCCTATTCCCGGAAAAGGTAATTTCTTCCCTGGCAGAACCTTTCAAATTTGCTCtggttggaaaaatttcagGTAATCGATCTCTAGTTCCAAATTCTGGTATTTCTGCGGCTTTTGCTAAATTGGGACTAGTTAGATCTTTTGACTTGAAGTTCATGCCTAGGGGTTTTCTTGTTCTCACACTAGCTTGTGAAGAAGACTATGCGTCATTTTGGACTAAGGGAATTATGCAGGTGGGACCTCTGTCGATCCGCTTCTCTAAGTGGATGCCAGAGTTTAATCTTCAGGAGGAGTCACCCATTGCACCTGTTTGGATCCGTTTCCCGGGTcttccccttcattttttttctaAGCAAAGTCTCTTTGCTTTGGCTAAAATTGTGGGGAAACCGGTGAAAATGGATGATCATACTGCAGATTCTACTCGGGGTGCTTTTGCTCGAGTCTGTGTTGAAATTAATGTGCCGGAACCGCTAGTCAAAGAAGtttgggtgggttggggtgatcatgcTCAAGAAATTGAAGTCATTTACGAGTGCATCCCCGGATACTGCACGGATTGCAAAATGCTGGGTAATTCAACCAGTGTTTGTTATTCCCATGGAAAAAACCCAAAACCCGTTCGTCCTAAGCCTGCTGACCGTGCTCCTGGTCAGTCTCCCACTTCTACAGAGCCTGCCCTACCAGGGGGTGTTGGTCCTGGTTTTAATTTGGGGACCCAGCCTCAGCTTCAGAAAACTGGCACGGGTCCCAGGCGTAGAGGGAGAAAGAGGCCAGTTCGGCAGGTTCTTCCAAGAAAGAATCCTCTTGAATTGAATCCTTTTGAGGTGCTCTCGCATGGGCAGGATGCGGAGCCTGATTCTGTTGGATTAGATTGTGTTGATACGGATCCTCCATGTGGTAATCTGGAGGAGCG TAGTCATTCCATCCCCTCTGTTCCTTTGTCTCCTGATGATGCTTCCTCTGCGGTAGAGGAATTGGTTGCTAGGCAGGGTCCTTCTGTCAGTGAGTTGGTCTTCCGGCTGGAATCTGCTGGAGATACTGATCAGGAATTCGATCGGCATTCTGAGTCGGGTGATGGCTGTAGGTCTGAAAGTCGTATTCTGGATGCTGATATGGGGGATATTAAGAAAAGGAAGGAGAATGCATTTCATAG GGGGCTCCGGAGCTCGGAGTCTCAACCAAGGCTACATGCCCATGTTAAAGAAAAGAGAGTCACGATCTTGGCTATTTTGGAAcccatgattgatctggatGTTCATTTTATGACTCGTCGTTTTGGTTTTTCTCGAGTTATATCGAACTCCTCGGGTCATATCTGGGTTTTCTTTGCTGAGGATGTGATGGTTGAGTGTCTCCTTGATCACACTCAATTCCTTCACTTCCGGGTTTCTGCTACTTTTTTGCCGACCACTGTCTTTTGTTCCTTTGTTTATGCTAAGTGTGACTACATTGAGCGCAGACAGCTTTGGACTTCTTTGCTTCAGGTTAAGCCTGATCAGGGTCCTTGGCTTGTTGGTAGCGACTTTAAT gggtcttcgttcacgtgGACGaacaagaccatttggaagcgtctTGATCGGGTTTTTGTgtctgttgattggggtgacCATTTTCATTCTATTCGTGTGGAGCACCTCATTCGTACGGTCTCTGACCATTGTCCTCTTTTTGTGTCAGTCCCGGTCTTTGCTAGTGGGCCGAGTTTTTTTCGCTTTCAGAGCATGTGGCTcaggcaccatggttttttgcagacggtGAGGCTTAATTGGTATTTGCCGTGTCATTTGAACGGCATGCACCGTCTTTTTGTGAAATTGAAGCGCCTCAAGAGCCATCTGAAGTGGTGGAATAAGAGTGTGTTTGGTGATCTTTTTGCCAAACTTGCTGAGGCGGAGAAGGCTGTCCGGATTGCTGAGGCAATTTGCGAGGCCGATCCTTCGGATTTGCATTGGACTAGTTTGTCCAATTGCAATGCGGATCTTGCTCGGgttaccgccatggaggcggatttttggcggCAAAAAGCCGCTTGTAGGTGGTTAGAAGATGGTGagaggaacaccaaactcttccaCAATATGGTCAAGAAAAAAAAGGTGGCTAATAAAATCTTCCGTATTTGGGATAATGGTTCTTGCCTTACTTCCCCTGAGCTTATTCAGCAGTCTGGGGCCGCCTTTTTTCAAAACCTGCTTACTGGGGATCCTTTTGTGCTTTCTTGCCCAGATTTTTCTGATTTCCCCTTGGTGATCTCGGATTTGGAGAACGCCAATATTGCTGCCCCTTCTTCTTTGGAGGAGGTGTGggcgactgttttctccatACATCGTGATAGTGTGGTGGGGCCTGATGGTTTCTCTTCGgtcttctttcagcattgctgcgagattgtccatcaggatgttttGGATGCGGTCCTGGATTTCTTTCGGGGCAGTCCCATGCCACAGGGatttactgccaccacgatcACATTGATTCCCAAAGTTATGGGTGCTCAGGCTTGGTCCGACTTTCGTCCTATCAGCTTGTGTAATGTGACTAATAAGATAATTTCCAAACTTTTATATTCTCGGCTGAAGGAGGTGGCGGAGAGTCTTGTTTCGTGGAATCAGAGTGGCTTTGTTCCAGGGCGG GGTCCAATGGTCTTTTCTGTTGGATGTTTTGAGGCATTATGGCTTTTCAGAGCAG ttaatatcaatggttccCTCACTGGATTCTTTGGATCCACTAGGGGTCTCCGGCAGGGCGATCCTTTGTCCCctcttcttttcattttgggggctGAGTACCTTTCGTGTGGTCTTGATCGTCTTTATCGTCAGTATCCTGCGATTAGGTACCGATCTGGTTGTGATCTCCTTCTTTCCCAcctggcctatgctgatgatatcattatttttgccaatggtggaCTCGTGAGATGA